The Methyloceanibacter stevinii DNA segment GGAGCCCATCATGGCCGTGGAGATCGCGGTTCCGTCGGAGGCGACCCCCCGGGTCAATTCCATCGTCTCCTCGCACCGCGGCCAGATTCTCGGCTTCGATGCCCGTCCGGGCTGGCCGGGCTGGGACGTGGTTCAAGCCCATATTCCCGAAGCCGAAATCCAGACCCTGATCGTGGAATTGCGGTCGGCGACGGCGGGCGTGGGAACGTTCCAGGCCCGGCACGATCATTTGGCCGAATTGGTGGGCAAAGCCGCCGATCAGGTGCTGTCCCACCGGCGCGATCAGGCTGCCTGATTGCGCTGGATCAAGGGTGGGCGGGGTGATTCGTTCTGGGTCGTCTGGTAGGCTTGGAGCTACCAAATTTTGGCCCCGGGCCTTGCCCCGCGTCTCCCATACCGGTAGACGATGGTGCCTTATACTTTCGTCTGATGTCAGTTAGCTTCCAGAGGGTAATCCCATGACTGTATTTCCAGCTCTCGTAATCCCGGAGACACTTGCCGCAGGCCCCGGGCCCGGCAACACGGATCCCCGCGTGCTCGAGGCTTTCGCCAAGACCGGCGTCGCCGACCACATGCAAGCCGACGTGCTGCGCGGCATGAAGGAGGCGAAGCTGATGCTCCGCGAATTGTGGGGCACCAAGAATGTCTACACCTTTGGCGTTGCGGGCACGGGCTGGGACGGTCTGGATTGCGTGCACAGCCTGATCCTTCCGGGCGACGAGGTCGTGGCGTTCGTCAACGGCACCTTCTCCAGCATCGACGGCCTGACCATTCGCATGAAGGCCGCCACCCAGGAGGAACTCGCCGAGAATTCGCTCGATCCGAAGCCGGCCAGCGTGAAGATCATCGATACGCCGCACGGCCAGTCGATCTCCGCCGAAACCATCGACAAGGCGCTTGCCGAGCACAAGCCCATGTGGGCCTTCATGGCGCATTGGGAGACGGGCTCGGGCCGCGTGAACGACCTCAAGGGCTTCTCCGACGCCTGCGTGAAGCACGGTGTCATGGGCATCGTCGATGCCGTGTCGAGCCTTGGCGTCGGCGATTTCAATATCGACGACTATCCGGGCGTGGTGGCCTGGGCGTCCTGTCCGCAGAAGGGCGTGCTGTCCCTGCCGTTGACTTACGCGCCGGTCAGCTTCACCGACAAGGCGATCGAGATGGTCAAGAAGCGGGGCTGCCGGACTTTCGTCCATCATCCGATTCTGGACGCGCGTCACTGGGGCATCATCGACGGCAAGGACGTCGACACCCCCGTCTACCACCAGACCCATTCCGGCTATGCCGTGGCCGCCTTCCACGAGGCGCTGCGCATCATTCTGGGCTACGGCCGCGCCCGCAAGGCGTCGGACTACAAGTATCACGAGGCTGCGCTGCGCCAGGCCGTTGAGGCCATGGGCTGCGAGGTCACGTCGAACATGCCGAGCCTCGTGGTGCTGAACCTGCCGGGCAAGCTGGCCGGTCGCGAGAAGGAACTGGTCCAGGGCGCACGTGCGCAGGGCTTCGGCATCTGGCCGACCCTGTCCGAGCCCGTTCAGGTCCGTATCGGTATCCTCAACCAGCTTTCGCCGGAGCAGATCACCGAGATCGTCAGCCGTTTCGCCGACTCCATGCTCGCCATGGGCGCCGAGTTCGACAAGGCGACCGTGTTGAACCAGCTGAAGTCCTACTACGCCAAAGCCGCGTAAGGGTGGCCGCGTAAGACGGATCAGCCCGGCGATCCTCTTCCCGATTGGGAAAGTTGAATGGCTTCGCAAAGCCGCCGGAATGTTAGAACACTGCGATCAGCGCCCGTGCCCCTGGCCGTGGCGCTGATCGCGCTTTCCTTCCTCCTCGTTCCAGGCATCCGCGCGCAAGCGGAGGAGCCTGAGGACTTTTCCGAGATCAGCCGCGAAATTCCGGCGCTCGCCGCCCGTGCCAAAATGAATGAGGCCGAGGCGCTGGCTGAGCGCTATGTGGCGGACGCGGCGCTGAGGCCGGCAAAGACAGTCCCGAATACGCCACGGCGCTGACCTGGCTCGGCTGGGTCTACAAGCAGCAACAGCGCTACGCCGACGCCGAGCCACTGCTCAAGCAGGCGCTTGCGATCCGCGAGAAGGCCTATGGGCCCAATCATCCCCTCGTCGCGACCAGCCTGAATAATCTCGCCGGGCTCTACGAGCAGCAGGACCGGTTCGCGGACGCCGAGTCGCTCCTGGTCCGCGTGGAGGCCATTCGCGCCAAGGCGGTCGGGCGCGGCATGCTCGAGGCGCTGCCGCTCGAAATTCAGGAGCTTCAGGCGAAGGGCAAAGATGCGGAAGCTGCCCGTCTGGCCGACCATTACGTCGCGCTGTCCAAGGAGCGCTACGGCGCCGATCAGCCGGGCGTGGTGCCGGCGCTGGTCGAAGCTGCATTCGTGTTCCAGCAGCAGGGCAAGCTCGGCAAGGCG contains these protein-coding regions:
- a CDS encoding aminotransferase class V-fold PLP-dependent enzyme, whose product is MTVFPALVIPETLAAGPGPGNTDPRVLEAFAKTGVADHMQADVLRGMKEAKLMLRELWGTKNVYTFGVAGTGWDGLDCVHSLILPGDEVVAFVNGTFSSIDGLTIRMKAATQEELAENSLDPKPASVKIIDTPHGQSISAETIDKALAEHKPMWAFMAHWETGSGRVNDLKGFSDACVKHGVMGIVDAVSSLGVGDFNIDDYPGVVAWASCPQKGVLSLPLTYAPVSFTDKAIEMVKKRGCRTFVHHPILDARHWGIIDGKDVDTPVYHQTHSGYAVAAFHEALRIILGYGRARKASDYKYHEAALRQAVEAMGCEVTSNMPSLVVLNLPGKLAGREKELVQGARAQGFGIWPTLSEPVQVRIGILNQLSPEQITEIVSRFADSMLAMGAEFDKATVLNQLKSYYAKAA